One Pectobacterium colocasium DNA segment encodes these proteins:
- a CDS encoding P1 family peptidase, which yields MHGDHPMNDYHQQQQVLLLQRWKATRQLGTPRSASGPHNRISDVAGVRVGHCTLAAGEVQTGVTAIVPPGDNLFTQPLPCGAAVLNGFAKPVGLVQIEELGQLQTPILLSNTLATGTLFTTLVRDAIARNPELGRTLPTVNPLALECNDGWLNDIQALAVTEHMARQALDSAADSFTRGSVGAGRGMSCFSLKGGIGTASRLIPELNATLGVLVLANFGTLSSLTLDGVQMGNALAPILPGLAPQQDAGSIIIIMATDAPLDARQLKRIAKRAGAGLGRLGSYWGHGSGDIAVAFSTCPQPRPPEDAQLEPLLSAAADATEHAVLDAMLQADAVTGFRGHHRPTLPQALDRLAATLYP from the coding sequence ATGCACGGCGATCACCCGATGAACGACTATCACCAGCAGCAGCAGGTGCTGTTGCTACAACGCTGGAAAGCGACGCGGCAGTTGGGTACGCCGCGTTCAGCTAGCGGACCGCATAACCGTATCAGCGATGTGGCGGGCGTGCGCGTCGGCCACTGCACGCTGGCGGCAGGCGAAGTGCAAACCGGCGTCACGGCGATTGTACCGCCCGGCGACAACCTGTTCACCCAGCCCCTGCCCTGCGGCGCGGCGGTACTAAACGGTTTCGCTAAACCTGTCGGGCTGGTACAGATTGAGGAACTGGGACAGTTGCAAACGCCCATCCTGCTCAGTAATACGCTGGCGACCGGCACGCTGTTTACCACGCTGGTGCGCGACGCCATTGCCCGCAACCCCGAACTGGGCCGCACGCTACCGACGGTGAACCCACTGGCGCTAGAGTGTAACGACGGCTGGCTAAACGACATTCAGGCGCTGGCGGTAACAGAACACATGGCACGGCAAGCGCTGGACAGTGCTGCGGACAGCTTCACACGCGGTAGCGTCGGTGCCGGACGTGGTATGAGCTGCTTTAGCCTGAAAGGCGGCATCGGCACCGCATCACGTCTGATTCCTGAATTGAATGCCACGCTCGGCGTACTGGTGCTGGCAAACTTCGGCACGCTTTCCTCACTGACGCTGGACGGCGTGCAAATGGGGAACGCCCTCGCCCCTATCCTGCCTGGGCTCGCACCGCAGCAAGACGCCGGATCGATCATCATTATCATGGCGACGGATGCCCCGCTCGATGCCCGACAGCTCAAGCGCATCGCCAAGCGTGCCGGTGCAGGATTAGGTCGGCTAGGCAGCTACTGGGGACACGGCTCCGGCGATATCGCCGTCGCGTTCTCCACTTGCCCACAACCACGACCGCCGGAGGATGCGCAGCTTGAACCGCTATTAAGCGCCGCCGCCGACGCCACCGAACACGCGGTGCTCGACGCCATGCTTCAGGCTGACGCCGTGACCGGTTTTCGCGGCCATCATCGCCCGACGCTGCCACAGGCGTTGGATCGGTTGGCTGCAACTCTTTATCCATAA
- a CDS encoding M55 family metallopeptidase: MKVFISADIEGIAGVMRPEQCSPGTAEYQLARGLMEQEVNAAIDGAFAGGATEVVVADSHAAMVNLRAENIDARARLVQGKPRGYSMVEGLEQQQFDGLIFIGYHSAAGEFGVLSHTINGRAFYRVRINGEIMGESDIYAAAGVEQKTPLWLVSGDDTLQSWIARYYPNTDYACVKRAISQHAAESLSTEQARQVIRDAAKAAVEKAHRTLNSRIQAPYRLELMVAKPVLADLFCLLPSVERLDAITVGYTAQSMREITSLLGAFSYLATTQN, from the coding sequence ATGAAAGTGTTTATCTCTGCTGATATCGAAGGGATCGCTGGCGTGATGCGCCCGGAACAGTGCAGCCCCGGCACCGCAGAATACCAACTGGCGCGCGGCCTGATGGAGCAGGAAGTGAACGCCGCGATTGACGGTGCGTTCGCGGGTGGCGCAACAGAGGTGGTGGTCGCCGACAGCCATGCGGCAATGGTCAATCTGCGTGCGGAGAATATCGACGCCCGCGCCCGGCTGGTACAAGGTAAACCGCGCGGCTATTCGATGGTAGAAGGGCTGGAGCAACAGCAGTTCGACGGCCTGATCTTCATCGGTTATCACAGCGCGGCAGGTGAGTTTGGGGTGTTATCGCATACCATCAATGGTCGTGCGTTCTACCGCGTGCGCATCAACGGCGAAATCATGGGTGAGAGCGACATCTACGCTGCCGCCGGCGTGGAACAGAAGACGCCGCTGTGGCTGGTCAGCGGCGATGACACGCTCCAGAGCTGGATCGCTCGCTACTACCCCAACACCGACTATGCCTGCGTCAAGCGTGCCATTTCGCAACATGCGGCCGAATCCCTCAGCACCGAACAGGCACGTCAGGTGATTCGTGACGCAGCAAAAGCCGCGGTGGAAAAAGCACACCGTACGCTGAATTCGCGGATTCAGGCACCCTATCGCCTCGAACTGATGGTGGCAAAACCGGTACTGGCCGATCTATTCTGTCTGCTGCCAAGCGTTGAACGTTTGGATGCCATAACCGTAGGTTATACGGCGCAGAGCATGCGGGAAATCACCAGCCTGCTAGGCGCATTTTCCTATCTGGCGACAACGCAAAACTGA
- a CDS encoding isoaspartyl peptidase/L-asparaginase family protein: MTKPVIVIHGGAGALTRSAMNAEKEQRYLAALSEIVASGQRILAENGSALDAVTEAVRLLEECPLFNAGHGSVFTHAETHELDASIMDGRTLDAGAVSCVSHIRNPILAARTVLEASPHVMFTADGAEAFAQQHGLERVEPAFFSTDERRQQLHNAQAGSGRVILDHDGQNDPIDPDRKFGTVGAVALDSAGNLAAATSTGGMTNKQAGRVGDSPIIGAGCYANNQTVAVSCTGTGEVFMRAVAAYDVSALMEYAGLTLQQASDRVVMEKLVRMDGSGGMIAVDKAGNIALPFNSEGMYRGYGYVGEEPVADIYR; this comes from the coding sequence ATGACGAAACCCGTGATTGTGATCCACGGTGGCGCAGGTGCGCTGACCCGCTCGGCCATGAACGCTGAAAAAGAGCAACGCTATCTGGCCGCGCTGTCCGAGATTGTCGCCAGTGGACAACGCATTTTGGCCGAAAACGGCAGCGCGCTGGATGCCGTAACGGAAGCCGTCCGCCTGCTGGAAGAGTGCCCCTTGTTCAACGCCGGACACGGCTCGGTCTTCACTCACGCGGAAACCCACGAACTGGACGCCAGCATCATGGACGGACGCACGCTGGATGCCGGTGCGGTCAGCTGCGTCAGCCATATCCGCAATCCGATTCTGGCAGCACGTACCGTACTCGAAGCCAGCCCGCATGTGATGTTTACCGCCGACGGCGCGGAAGCCTTTGCACAGCAGCACGGACTGGAAAGGGTCGAACCTGCGTTTTTCTCCACCGATGAACGCCGTCAGCAACTGCATAACGCACAGGCAGGCTCAGGCCGCGTCATCCTCGATCATGACGGCCAGAACGACCCTATCGATCCCGACCGTAAATTCGGCACCGTCGGCGCGGTCGCTCTCGACAGCGCGGGGAATCTCGCGGCGGCAACCTCGACGGGCGGCATGACCAACAAACAGGCCGGACGCGTGGGCGATAGCCCCATCATTGGTGCTGGCTGCTACGCCAATAACCAGACGGTAGCCGTTTCCTGCACCGGTACAGGCGAAGTCTTTATGCGCGCCGTCGCCGCCTATGATGTCTCGGCGCTGATGGAATACGCCGGACTCACGCTACAGCAGGCCAGCGATCGTGTGGTGATGGAGAAACTGGTACGGATGGACGGCAGCGGCGGGATGATTGCCGTCGATAAAGCAGGCAACATTGCCCTGCCGTTTAATAGCGAAGGCATGTACCGCGGCTATGGCTACGTGGGTGAAGAACCCGTCGCCGATATCTATCGTTAA